The Coffea arabica cultivar ET-39 chromosome 2c, Coffea Arabica ET-39 HiFi, whole genome shotgun sequence genome includes the window ACAAGCATATTCCCCGAAACGCCTATTATGATTGAATAAATGTAAGCTTTTACTATATCGAGAtataaaagtttaaaaaaggGGGTTACCTGAAATCTTGACTATGAAGCCCTGAAGCCGTGGCTCAGTCGCCAGAGAAAGCCAAGCCAAATTTGAAGCCGAAGCCCACCGACTAGCAGCTTCCTCAATAGACTCACAGGCCGCCATTTTCTGAGCCAGCCATAGTAATTCAGCAGCAAGTTTCTCAGCCGAGCTAGCCGAGCGGTTCAGCTCATCGCTTGACCTGCCACGAAGCCACACCCTGTCACTACAGTATTTAACTGCCCTCCTCAAACGGCTCAACAAAAAATAATACTGGACTTCAGCCGTCCCATTCATAGGCTCACCATTCCTAACACTGGCAAAGCTACCCAAACCACGTCCTTGGTCCAACATGGCGGCTTCAAGCTGGCTCAAGGTGCGCGCAAAAGCCGCCGATAGAACGGTGCGATTAACTTCTCTCAATGCATCATCATTCTCTGACAAGTTCTCATCAATAATTCTCTCGGCTAATGACCTGACAACCTCGTACTTTCTCGAGCTGACCGGAATATCATTAACAATCGACAACAGTTGGGAAAGAGCTCTAGCAATACCCGAGTCACCGGTGCATCCTGtcgcaccaccaccacctcctccaccGCCCACGGTGGCCGGAACATATCTATCACCGTTCTTGTACTTATCCTCAGGCGGATCCAAACTGGGAAAGAAAGAAGGCAGGATgcgaagaaagaagagaaaagatgaGAGGATAACATAGCGCAAACCTTCAAAAACCTTAGAATTCTGGGAAAAAAAGGCAAGGCATTTGTCTGCAAAGATGAAGAGTGAGGTAATAAGGTTTCTCAAAAGAAGAGGAGACATGGAGATTAGGGAGGCTTCCATAATGGACATGGAGATGAGGGAGtactcctttgttttccttctcagtctctctctctctctctctctctcttaatcgTTGTCGTCTACTTTGTTTCCCTTCccagtctctctctctctcttaattgTTGTGGTCTTTAAATATTTGTTTCGGATTATGGAGATAATATGTATTGGTGGCTGCCGTACAAAATTCTGAAATATTGATCACCTAAGATTAGTGTTTGACAGCAACTTCTATACACAGAATTCAAGCGTAAAGGAttccttttttctcctttcctttttttgacTCTTGCAcattctttaaaaaatttaagTATGTTCTTCTGGGGGCCTGGACAACTCGTACACTTTTTGGGGATTTTTATCTTTAAACCATGCTCGCAATTGAGATTGGATTTTAATTATGTCTCAAAGTATGAAATTAAACAATTTGTTGAAATATTGACagtatagtaatttttttacactaataattataaatatatattacatatatataa containing:
- the LOC140035174 gene encoding uncharacterized protein, translating into MSIMEASLISMSPLLLRNLITSLFIFADKCLAFFSQNSKVFEGLRYVILSSFLFFLRILPSFFPSLDPPEDKYKNGDRYVPATVGGGGGGGGATGCTGDSGIARALSQLLSIVNDIPVSSRKYEVVRSLAERIIDENLSENDDALREVNRTVLSAAFARTLSQLEAAMLDQGRGLGSFASVRNGEPMNGTAEVQYYFLLSRLRRAVKYCSDRVWLRGRSSDELNRSASSAEKLAAELLWLAQKMAACESIEEAASRWASASNLAWLSLATEPRLQGFIVKISAFLFRQAKDMGTKKDDETKKEQDTQTKLKMLLLWIPLLCQASMGTDAPVLSIKERAELEKVLEDVIEALGNQEDQEKVLSLWLHHFTYCPSSDWPNLRDCYTRWCIASRRQLLRSNSYNCCI